The nucleotide sequence AGCTGGACCTGATCGGGATCATAGGCGAGGAGCTGCTTCAATCCGCGCCAGTGATCGCGATCGGTCTCCTCCTCGAACCCGACCACCCAGGTCGCCATCGACAGGATGCCGTGCTGCCGCAGCAGGCGAATGGCCTCGCGGTCGGTCGCGGTGGTCGCACCCTTGCGGATCAGCTCCAGGGTCTTTTCGTCGGTGTTCTCCAGCCCGAGCAGGAAGCGCTGCCAGCCGGCCTTCTTGTAGAGATGCAGAATGTCGGCATCGCGCACGATGTCGTCGGCGCGAGTCGAGCCGACCAGGATGAGGTCGACATTCTCGGCGATCAGCGCGTCGAGGAAGGCGCGCCACGCTTTCCTGGACACGGTCGGATTTTCGTCAGCGAAGTTGATGACCTTGACGCCGTGCTCGCGGTTGAGGCGCGCCAGCTCTTTGGCGAAGCGCACGGGATCGCGATGGCGCCAGCGCGTCCAGAAGCCGCGCTGGCCGCAGTAATTGCACAGATGCGGGCAGCCGCGCGAGAACTGCACGACCACGGCGCGCAGGCCGCCCCAATAGCTGTAGCGCGCATGGTCGATCAAATCCCAGCCGATGCGATAGGCATCGAGGTCCGCGATCACAGGTGCCGGCGGCGAGGCGCGGGGGCCGGTGACATCGCGGAACGCGATGCCGGCAATGCCGCCGAGGTCGTGGCCATATTCCAGCGCGCGCATCAGGCGTCGCGCCGTCTCCTCGCCTTCGCCGCGTACGATGGCGCTGACATAGGGCTCATCGCGCAGGATGTCGCGCCAGTGATAGGTCGGGAAAACGCCGCCATAGACGATCAGCACGCGTGGCATGGCCCTGACCAGGGTCTGGGCAATTTCCGTGATGACCGGATGTCCGGAGGTCGAGCCGGAATGGCCGAACAGCACGGCATCCGGGGCGAAGCGGTTCGCTTCGCTGATGATGTCCGCGACCGGCATGGGGCCGAACTCGGCATCGATCAGCCGCACGGTGTGACCGTCGTCGATCAGCGGACCGCCGATCGCGAGCAGGCCGAGCGGCGGCAGATGATCGTCCGGAATCCGGCTGCCGATCGAGGGGTGAGGCACGTTGACGAGAAGAACACGCATGGACTTTCGCTCCCGCTTTGGTTGGCGTGATCGTCCGTCCCACTTCGTTTAATGAAGCCCAATCCCCGACTGAACCTGAAAACATCGCATGTGATTTTGCGGCGGAGACTCTTGCTCAGCTCCGCTTTCGGCATTACGCCCGGGAAAGTGAAGGCACCTCCTCCGGCATGATCGCCTGGAGACCGCCGAAGCGGCGCTCGCGGCCATGGAAGGAGGCCAGGGCCGTGGCAAGATCGCCCGCGTCGAATTCGGGCCACATCCGCTCGGTGAAGTGCAACTCGGCATACGCGCCTTCCCAGAGCAGGAAGTCCGACAGCCGCTTCTCGCCCGAGGTGCGGATGATGAGATCGACGTCGCGCAATCCGGCCTCGCCGGTGACAAGCTGCGAGAACGCCTCGCGGGTCAGGCTCGTCAGCGCCGCCGCCTTTGCCGCGGCGTTGAGGATGGCGTCGCGCGCGGAATAGTCGACCGCGATGCGCAGGTGCAGTGTGCTGCCGTGAGCGGTTGCGTCTTCGGCCCGCGCGATCGCATTGGCGATACCGTCCGGCAGCCGGTCGCGGCGGCCGATCACGGAGAGACGCACGCCGTTCTTCACGAGGGCCTGGACTTCGTTGGCGAGATAGAAGCGCAGCAGCGTCATCAGCGCGGCGACTTCGGCTTTCGGTCTGCGCCAATTGTCGGTCGAGAAGGCGTAAAGCGTCAGCGTACCGATGCCCTGCTTCGGCGCAGCCTCGACGATGCGGCGGATGGTCTCGACGCCGGCCTCGTGGCCGCGCAGGCGCGACAGGCCGCGCCGCGTCGCCCATCTGCCGTTGCCATCCATGATGATGCCGACGTGAAGCTTCTCGTTGCGAGAGGTCATATTACGAGAGGTCTCGTCACTTTGCATTGCAAAGTCTCCGGTCAAAAGGGGGGAGGATCAGGTCGAGATGATGCCGAGACGGCCGAGCGGCGGCGCCTCGCGGCCGGCGGCCTTGGCGGCGTCGCGCACGAGGCGTTCGAGCACGGCGAGATAGTCGAGGAAGCGGCGGCGGCCGGCCTTGGTCAGGCGGCAGGTCGTGTGCGGGCGGTTGCCCTCATAGCCCTTGGTCACCTCGACGAGGCCGGCCTCCTGAAGTACGGCGAGATGCCGGCTGAGATTGCCGTCGGTGAGGCCGCAGAGCTGCTTGAGATCGGCGAACGCCAGACCCTTGGGATGCGCCATCAGTGAGGTCAGAAGCCCGAGCCTCGCCTTCTCGTGGATCACGCGGTCTAGTCCTTCATAAGAGAAGGGCGCGCTGTCAGTCTTCGACATCATTGTCTCCGGACGCGAAATACAGAATGCCCGCCATCACCGACTGCCCGATCACGAAGGGCAGCCCCATGGTCCATGGCGACAGCGTGTGGGTTTGGCTCGCGAGCACCACCACGGCAAAGCCGGACATGAAATACCAGGCGCCGGCCAGTGCGACGGTCCGCGGCAGCGAGCGGACGGATGCGAAGATGCCGAGCGAGACCAGGATCTGCCACAGGCCGGGCAGCAGCCACAGCGCCTCGCTCGCGAACTTCCACATCACCACCGCAAGCAGCACGCCGGCGACGCCGGCCGGCAGGAACTGCTCGACCGCCTGGTGGATCATGGCGTCCGCAAGGCCCGAATGATGGCGGCGCGAACGCGCGCGCATCTCGATGCCGATGATCAGGCCCGAAAGCGTGGCAGCGATGAGCCAGCCGAAGAAGAAACCGAGCGGCTCGCCGGTGGGATCGCCGAGCAGCCAGAATTGCAGGATCGCGGTGAGAAGCGCGACGGCGCCCGTCGCAGCCATCGTCGCCGGGCCATAGCCGCGGAACGCCGTGCCGGCGGCGATCTGGCTGCGGATCGCCACGATATCGGCCAGTGCCTTGTCGAGATCGCGCATCGGCAACGCCAAAACCTCGCTCCGCCCAATGTTTCCAGGATCGTCCGTTGGGTTACTTTGTATTGCAAAGTATATAGGGCTGCAAAGTAAAGGCAAGGCCGAAAGTCGTTGGCGGGGAGACCGGTCCCGGATGGACAACTGCCGGTTGCGCCCCCCTTGCACCCAAAGATAAGATGCGGCGCAAAAGCGTGGGGGAAAGAGTATGTGGCTAAAGTCATTCGTCGTTGCGTCTCTACTGCAGCTGGGCGTTGCCGGGGCGGCGCATGCGAAGGGTCCGTTCGGCAGCGTCAATGTCGGCAACTGGATCGGCGGCGCCTTCAGCAATGACGAGACGGGCGCCTTCTCGCATTGCGCGGCGACGACGCCTTATGCGAACGGCGTCATCCTCGTCGTGAGCCAAAATGCCGCCGGCACATGGTCGCTCGCCTTTGCGAGTCACAGCTATCGCTTCAACAAGGGCGAAAACGCAGCGATCGACGTGACCTTTGACGGACAAGAGCAAGCCAGGCTGTACGCCACGGCCTACCAGCCCGACATGCTCACGGCCATCATGCCGGTCAATGTCGTACGAACCTTTCAGAAGGCGAGCCTGATGGTGGCGACAGCCGTCCGCTCCGTTCTGAATTTCAATCTGACCTCGACCGGGCCAGTGATCGCCGCATTGGCCAATTGCGTGACCAAGGTGAAAGCCGACGGGCTCGACAAGGCCGGCGACTTCACCAAGGTGGCGGCGAAGCCCGCAGTGGCCGGGGACAAGCAGGGTGCGCCTCCTGCCAAGCCGGGACGAACCGGGACCTTCACCGGCACCGGTTTTGTGGCCAGCCCCAACGGACACGTCGTCACCAACAGTCACGTGATCGATGGTTGCACCGGAGATATCAAGGGCAACCTCGCCGGCGAGGCCGCGATGGTGCTGCGGGTTGTCTCCAGCGATGCGACAAATGATCTCGCGCTGCTGCAAGCGCCGGCAACAGCAGCATTCAAGGATTTTGCGAAGATCCGGGACCGCTCGATGCACTCGGGAGATTCCGTGGTGGCCATCGGCTTCCCGCTACACGGCTATCTCACCTCCGACCTGACCGTGACTACGGGCATCGTCAGCTCGCTCAGCGGCTTCCGCAATCACACGGGACGTTTGCAGATCAGTGCGGCCGTTCAACCGGGCAACAGTGGAGGCCCCTTGTTCGATTTGTCCGGCCAGGTCGCAGGCGTCGTCGTTGCCAAGCTCAACGCGCTCAGGATGATCAAAGAGACCGGGCAGCTGACCGAGAACATCAACTTCGCCATCAAGACCGGCGCGCTCCGCGACTTCCTCGACAATTCCGTCGTGCCCTACCAGACCGCAGAGCCCAAGGGCGAATTGAAGACCACCGACATCGCGGCCAACGCCCGCGCCTACACGATGCTGATCTCGTGTACCGGTACAGAACAGGCGGACGCGAAGCGGTAGCTTGCGACTGACGCACGCTGCTTCACCAACCACCGGCTGTCATTCCCCACGAAGGCGGGAATCCAGTACGCCGCGGCTCCTCGATTCCAGCACTGCCGTCTCGGAGTATTGGATTGCCCGGTCAAGCCGGGCAATGACACCGTCCGTACGGCCTCGACGTGACGGCCAGCCTCAGCCGTGGCAGCACGCCCGCTCCGCCGTCCGCGGCTCGTACTCGTCGCGCAGGCGGACCCAATCCATCGGATAGGGCAGGCCGATCTCGTGACGGCCGAGCGGGGTGAGGTCGAGATACTGATAGGCGGCGTTCATCATGTCGAGGCCGCGGGCAAAGCACGAATAGGTGTGGAAGATGTCGCCGGCCTCGTCGCGGAAGAACACGCTGATGCCCGGCAGCTCGGGGCCATAGAACGGCGTGGTACCGAAATTGTACCTTGGCACGCCCTTGTCGATCTGCTCGCGCGTGAACGACACCTCGTAGTCGTAGTTGAAATCGCTGCCGCCCGAGGAGACCCAATCGAAGGTCCAGCCCATCCGCGTCTTGAAGGCTTCCAGCTTGGCTGCCGGCGCGAGCGACACCGCCACTGTCGTGGTGTCGCGCGCAGCGAGGTGCGGCACCATGCGATCAAGACCGTCGGCCCAGAACGAGCAGCTCTTGCAGGCGGCCTCCCAGTCGGGCGCGAACATCACGTGCTGGACGACGAGCTGCGAACGCCCCCTGAAGAGATCGCCGAACGTCACCTTGCCGCTCGGTCCCTCGAACACGTAGCTCTTGTCGACCTTCACCCAGGGCAATGCGCGGCGCTCCTCGGCGAGGCGCTCGCGGGCCTGCGAGAACTCCTTCTCATGCACCAGATGGGTTTTGCGGGCGGCGATCCATTGCTCGCGCGAGACGATCTGATGTTGCGGCATGATGTCCTCCCTGATGTCAGACGACAAAGGCGTCGAGCTTGTCGAAGAACGACGTCCAGCCGCGCTGGTGGTTGTCGCGTGCGGCCTCGTCGAAGAACTGGGCATGGCGGAAGACCATCAGCGTGCCGGCGTTGTCCGGCTTCAGCGTGATCGTCACCAGCGATTCGCGCTCCGGCGTCGAGTGCCAGGCCCAGGTGAAGACCAGCCGTTCGTTCGGCACGACCTCGCGATAGATGCCGCCGGCCTCGAAATATTCGCCGTCGTCGCGGGTGAAGCTGATGCGAAAGCTGCCGCCGGCGCGGACGTCGAGCTCGGCGCTCAGTGTCGCCGGCGTCATGTTCGGCGGCCCGAACCATTGCACTAGCTGCGCGGCTTGCGTCCAGGCGGCGTAGACTTTTTCCGGCCGCGCGCGGAGCCGGCGCGTGAGCGTGAGGCTTGGTGGTTCGGCCGTGCGGGGATCGGTGTTGACGGCTGCGTTGGCCATGTCTCTTCCTCCACGAAGGCGGCAAGTCGGTCGAACTTGTCGGACCAGAATTGCGCGTAGCGATTGAGCCAGCTCATCGCCTGCTCCATCGGCTGCGCGGTGAGCCGGCAGGAGACCGTGCGCCCGGTCTTCTCCCGTACGATCAGGCCTGCATCCGTGAGCACCTCGAGATGCTTCATGATCGCCGGCAGCGAAACCGGAAACGGCGCGGCCAGCTCGCTCACGGACAGGCTCTCCTGCTCGCCCAGGCGCGCCAGCAATGCCCGCCGTGTCGGATCGGACAGCGCCGCAAATGTCCGGTCCAGCGTTCCGCTCTCATACTTAACCATGTGGTTTAGTATAGACGCGAATGGCGAGGTGTCAAGCAGGGAGCCTGCTCACACCGCCCTGCACGGAGCGCGTGATCCGGCAGCGGTCATATCGAACGTGAGACGCGGCAAGTATGACGCAACGGCCGCGCGCGGCGATGCACCCGCGGTTGCGGTAATTCCGATCAACGAAACAAGGCACGAAAGAAAAAAGCCCTGCCGAACGGCAGGGCTTTCATCACGGTCATCACAAGATCGCTACTCGACCTTCAGGCCGGCGAAGTCGACGACTTTCTTCCACTTATCGGTCTCGGCCTTGATCTCCTCGCCGAACGCCTCGGGCGTCTGCACCCGCGGCTCGCCGCCGAGCTCGACCAGGCGCTTGGTCATGTCGGGCTCCTTCATCAGCGTGTTGATCTCGCTGTTGAGCTTGGCGATGATCTCCTTCGGAGTATTCTTCGGCGCGCCCATGCCGAACAGCGCGCTGGCCTCGTAGCCCTTCACGGTGTCGGCGATCGGCTGCACGTCGGGCAGTTGCGGCGAACGCTCGGTGGTGGTGACGCCGATGGCGCGGAGCGAGCCGGAGCGGATGTGCTGGATGATCGAGGGCATGTTGTCGAAGATCACCTGCACCTGGCCGCCGAGCATGTCGGTGATCGCGGGCGCGGCGCCGCGATAGGGCACGTGCTGCATCTTGCAGCCGGTCATCGCCATGAACATCTCGCCGGACAGATGCACCGAGGTGCCGTTGCCGGACGAGGCCATGTTGACCTTGCCGGGATTGGCCTTCACATATTCGATGAACTCGGCGACGTTCTTGGCCGGCACGTCCTTGTTGACGGTCATCACGTTCGGCACGCGCTGGAACGAGGCGACCGGCGCGATGTCGCGCACAAAGTTGAACTTGAGGTTGGTATAGAGCGAGGCGTTGATGTAGTTGGCCGGATTGACCAGCTGCAGCGTGTAGCCGTCCGGCTCGGCGTTGACGACCGATTCGGTGCCGATATTGTTGCCGGCGCCCGGCTTGTTCTCGATCACGAATTGCTGGCCGAACTTTTCCGACAGGCGCTGGCCGATCAGCCGCGCCAGGATGTCGGTGGCGCCGCCCGGCGGATAGCCGACCACCCATTTCACGGGCCGGGCCGGATAATCGGCGGCAAGGGCCTTCGACAGCGGGGTGGCTGCGAGCGGACTGGCGGCGAGCAGGCCCAGGGCGGTACGGCGAGTGATCATCTCAAGGGTTCTCCCAGTGTTGTTCTTGAAGGCCAGATAGCTTGAAAGTGGCGTCGGCGTGGTTGTAACAAAGCTTGCGGAGCGCGGAAAGTGCGTGGGGCGCATCACGACGAAAGGATAAGGCATGCCGGTCAAGGTCGAAGCCCTCGATCATCTCGTGATCAACGTCACCGACGTCGCGGCGACCACGGAGTGGTACCGCAGGATTCTCGGCATGGAAGTCAAGGTGTTCGACCCCGGCGGCGGCAAAGCGCCGCGGACTTCTCTGCAATTCGGTAACCAGAAGATCAACGTCCGGCCGCGCGATGCCGACAAGGTGGAATGGTTCACCGCCGACCACCAGACCGCCGGCAGCGAGGACCTGTGCTTCCTCACCGCCGCCACGCCCGACGAGGTGGTGGCGCATTTGAAGGCACATGGCGTCGCGATCGAGGAAGGCCCCTCTCCCAGGCAAGGCGCCCGCGGCACGCTGCGCTCGGTCTATTGCCGGGATCCGGATGGCAGCCTGATCGAGATTTCGTCGTACGAGGACGGCGGTCGGTAAGGCCAAGCCGCCTGCCCCACCGTCATTGCAAGCGAAGCGAAGCAATCCAGAATCGCTCCTCGGAGGTAGTCTGGATTGCTTCGTCGCAAGGGCTCCTCGCAATGACGGGGAGAGAGCGCGAACGGCCGCATACTCCCCCGATTTGCTCCCCGCGTCATCCAGTGGCAGGAAGACGCAATAATCCGAAGACAGCCGCCATCAAGATGCAGGCTGCACGGGAGGATCCATGTCCATTCAACAATCCGCTGCCGGAGTAGTAGGCCCATTCGCAGGGCTCGACGTGCCCTGGCTCCTGAGGATGCGCGCCGAGGTCCGGCGTGATCATCCCTTCCTGATCTGGGCGCCGTTCGATGCGCCGGCGCGGCGCTGGAGCTATGGCGAGTTTCACGAGCGCGTCGGCGCGCTTGCGGCGGGCCTGGCGAAGCGCGGCATCAAGCCCGGCGAATATGTTCTCATTCATCTCGACAATTGCATCGAGGCAATGCTGGCCTGGTTTGCCTGTGTCGAGTGTGGGGCCATCGCGGTCACCACCAACACCCGCTCTGCACCGGCCGAGATCGAATATTTTGCCGACCATTGCGGCGCGGTCGCCGCGATCACGCAGCCGGCCTATGCGGAGATTGTCGCGCAGAACTGCCGCAACGTTCGCTGGATGGCGGTGACCTCGCACGATGCCGGCGCAGCGCCTGCGCAGGGCGCCTCGCGCGGCGACAGTTTTGAAGCGCTGTTCGCCGACAGCGCCGATCGTCCGACGCGCGCGCCCGATCCGCTGGCGCCGTGCAGTGTGCAATACACCTCGGGCACGACATCGCGGCCGAAGGCGGTGCTGTGGACCCACGCCAACGCGCTGTGGGGCGCCAAGATCAACGCCGCGCATGAAGACCTTCACGCCGGCGACGTGCACCAGGCCAATCTGCCACTGTTCCACACCAATGCGCTGGCCTATTCGATGCTGGCGACGTTGTGGGTCGGGGCGACTTGCGTGATCCAGCCGCGCTTCTCCGCCAGCCGGTTCTGGCAGGTCGCGCGCGAGCATGGCTCGACCTGGACCTCGACCATTCCGTTCTGCATGAAGGCGCTGCTCGAGCAGGACATTCCGAAGGACCACAAATTCCGCCTGTGGGGCACCGCCATCAACGAGCCGCCGGCCTTCGCTGCCTTCGGCGTCAAGATCATCGGCTGGTGGGGCATGACCGAGACCATCACCCACGGCATCGTCGGCGAGGTCGACCAGCCCAACATTCCGATGTCGATCGGCCGCGCCGCGAGCGAGTATCAGATCCGCGTCACCGACGATGACGGACGGCCGACCGAGGTCGGCGGCACCGGCAATCTCGCGATCAAGGGCATCCCCGGCCTGTCGCTGTTCGCCGAATATCTGCACGACGAGACGGCGACGCGCGACAGTTTCGACGCGCACGGCTTCTTCCTCACCGGCGACCGCGTCGAACGGCTGGAGAACGGCTTCATCAAGTTCGGCGACCGCGCCAAGGACATGCTGAAGGTCGGCGGCGAGAACGTCGCGGCCTCCGAGATCGAGCAGGTAATCGCGCTCGTACCAGGCGTGCGCGAAGCCGCGGTGGTGGCGAAGAAGCATCCGATGCTGGACGAGGTGCCGGTCGTGTTCATCATCCCGCATGGCGGCGTCGCCGGCGCGCCGCCGGATCTGCATGAGCGCGTGATGGCCGCCTGCCGCAAGGGCCTCGCCGACTTCAAGCTGCCGCGCGAGATCAGGCTCGTCGACGGCATGCCGCGCTCGACACTGGAGAAGGTCGCGAAGGCGGAGCTGCGGAAGATGCTGGGGTGAGGACGGCGCCGCCAGACGGCACGCTGCCGTAGGGTGGGCAAAGGCGCGTCAGCGCCGTGCCCACGTTCTTGGAAGTGGTGGGCACGCTTCGCTTTGCCCACCCTACGGCATCTCGCCTAGAACGACCCCAGCGCCACCGGGCGGAATGCCTGCAACAGTTGCTGGTCGAGCTTGCCGCCCATGCCTTCCATCATTGTGAACGCACGCGAGTGGGTGAACGGCATGCGGTAGGCACGCTTCTCGACCAGCGCGGCGTAGATGTCGACGATCGTTGTCAGGCGCACGATGTCGCTGATCTGGTTCGACGACAGGCCGTTGGGATAGCCGGAGCCATCGAGGAATTCGTGGTGATGCAGGACGACGTCGAGCATCTCCGGCGGGAAGCCGCCCTGCGCGGCGAGCGCGTCGTAACCGCGGCGCGGATGCTGGCGGACCTCGGCCATCTCCTCGTCGGTGAGCTTGCCGGGCTTGTCGAGCAGCACGGAGGGAACGAAGGCCTTGCCGACATCGTGCAGCAGCGCGGCGCGGGTGAGGCGGCGCTGGTCGTCCTCGCGCATGCCGAGATGCTGCGCGAAGGCGACGGCGAAACCGGTGACGAACAGGCAGTGCCGATAGCTGCCGACATGGTGGCAGCCGACGGTGGTGAGCCATTCGCGCAGCGAGGAGTGCTTGATCGCCTTCAGGATCTTGTTCTCGGCGGCGATAACGTCGTCGAAGGTCAGGGGCACGCCGAGCGGCAGCTTCCCGAACATCTTGGCGAGCACCGCGTGCGCCGCCTCGACGCCGCGGTTGAGCGTCTTGCCGCGATCGGTCGCGTCATAGGTGGCGGTGTCGGGGAAGGCGGCGCGGATGCGCTGGAGGATGTCCTCGGGCTGGAGCGGGCGCGAGATCGTGTCGGTGGCGCCCAGCGCCCAGGCCTGCATGGTGCCGTGATGCAGGGCATCGGCGAGCACGAACAGCCGCGGCATCGAGCGATAGGCATCGCCGCGCAGCTTGTTGCGCACCCGCTGCACGCTCTCGGGCGAGCGCAGATTGATGTCGACCACGAGGCCGGACAGATCGCGCGAGGGCTTCTCGGGAATGTCCTGCGTCGTCACCGTCGAGACGTCGCCGACGGCCTTCAGGATGCTGGCAAGCTCGCCGCTCTCATCGCTCCGGTCGGAGGCGAGCAAGAGCCGGCGTTTGGCGGCGGATTTGGCTAGCGCGTTCATGGCTTCCCCAAGAGCACGGGAGTGTATTTGGCGTCAGCCTAAGCCGGATCAGGTTCTCTGGCCCTTAAGAGGCGTGCTCAATGGAACCCTGCGGGAAAGCGCGCAATTTTACGGGTTTGGGTTCCATTGAAGGGAACTGCAAAAGGGCGAAAACAACCCCATGCACAGTAGAAAGAGCATTGATAACACAGGTGAATTTTTGGCGCTCTCGCCGCCCTCCGCTGTCGTCGCCCGGCTTGACCGGGCGACCCAGTACGCCGAGACGGCGCGGCTGGAACCGAGACGCCGCGGCGTACTGGATTCCCCGCCTTCGCGGGGAATGACGGGAAGTGGCCCCAAAAACAAATCCGCCGGAGGTTGGCCTCCGGCGGATCATGTCACGTCACAATCGCAGCCAGCCCTACGCCTTCATCGCACCCTTCACGGCCTCCGCCGTGATCGGCAGCGCTCGCACGCGGGCGCCACTGGCATTGAAGATGGCGTTACCGATGGCGGGGGCGACCACCGTCACGGCGGGCTCGCCGACGCCGGTGGCCTTCTCGCCGTTGGCGATCACGGCGACGGCGACCTCGGGCACCTGGCTCATGCGCAAGGGCGTATAGCCATCGAAATTGGTCTGCTCGATGCCACCGTCCTTCAGCGTCGCCTTCTCGTACATCGCCAGCGACAGGCCCCACAGCGCCGCGCCCTCGACCTGGGCGCGGATGTTGTCGGGATGCACCTGCGTGCCGACGTCGGTTGCGACCGTGAGCTTCTTCACGGTCACCGCGCCCGACGGCGCCACCGCGACATGGGCGACACAGGCCGTCCAGCTCGCAGTCGCCCGTTCCTGCGACGAGACGCAGGCAACACCCATGCCTTCACCTTTCGGCAGTTGCCTGGTGCCGTAGCCGGACAACCCCATCGCGGCGAGCAGCGTATTGCGCAGCCGCTGCGCGCCGCCGTCATTCTTGCCGGCGCCGTCGAGCAGCGAGATGCGGAACTGCGCCGGGTCCTTGCCGGCCGCCGCCGCGATCTCGTCGATCATGCTTTCGACCGCCCAGAACGTCCAGCCCGGCGCCACCGAACGAAGCTGCCCGGACGGCGTCGCATTGTGCGCGAGCTCGTTCTTGATCGCGCGCACGTAATGGTTGGGCACGGTGTAGAAGAAGTCGGCTCCGTTCACCGTGAAGCTGTCGAGCGGGCCTTTCTTGTCGACCGAGGGCGTCAGGAAATCGGGGATTCCCCAGCGCGCGGTCGGCCAGGCCGACACGACGTCGTGGCTGAGCGCGACGAGCTTGCCGTCGCCGTCCACGCCGGCCTTCACTTTCTGGTAGGTGAGCGGACGCGAGAAATCCATCGTCATGTCGTTCTCGCGCGAGTAGATCACCTTCACCGGCTTGCCGACCGCTTTCGCCGCCTGCACGGCGGGAACCATCATGTCGGCATCGAGACGCCGGCCGAAGCCGCCGCCCAGCCAATGCTGGTGCATGACGACGAACTTCGGATCGATCCCGGCTGCACCCGCGGCGATCGCCCCGGAGCGCGTCGCGAACTGGTTGCCGGAATAGATGTGCAGGATCTCGCCCTTGAACTCCGCGGTGGCGTTCATCGGCTCCAGCGGCGCGTGGATGTTGATACTGGTGGTGTACTCCGCTTCCAGCACCTTTGCGGCCGTGCCGAACGCCGCAGAGGGATCACCGTCCTTGACGAAGAACTGGCCGGAATCCTCCAGCTTCTGAAGCCGCATGGCTTCATCGAGCAGCGACTGGCTCGACAGCTTCGCGTTCGGACCGCCGTCATAGGCGATCTTCAACGCTTGCGCCGCCTTCCTGGCGTTGGCGTAGGTGGCCGCGACCGCGACGACCCACCCCGACGTCGTTCCGGTCTTGTCGTCGAGGGTGACGGCCTTGATGAAGCCCGGCACCTTCTTCGCCGCCGAATCGTCGACCGATTTCACGGTCGCGCCGAAGCGCACCGGCGGCGTGACCACCGCACCATAGGCCATGCCCGGCAGC is from Bradyrhizobium xenonodulans and encodes:
- the bchE gene encoding magnesium-protoporphyrin IX monomethyl ester anaerobic oxidative cyclase; the protein is MRVLLVNVPHPSIGSRIPDDHLPPLGLLAIGGPLIDDGHTVRLIDAEFGPMPVADIISEANRFAPDAVLFGHSGSTSGHPVITEIAQTLVRAMPRVLIVYGGVFPTYHWRDILRDEPYVSAIVRGEGEETARRLMRALEYGHDLGGIAGIAFRDVTGPRASPPAPVIADLDAYRIGWDLIDHARYSYWGGLRAVVVQFSRGCPHLCNYCGQRGFWTRWRHRDPVRFAKELARLNREHGVKVINFADENPTVSRKAWRAFLDALIAENVDLILVGSTRADDIVRDADILHLYKKAGWQRFLLGLENTDEKTLELIRKGATTATDREAIRLLRQHGILSMATWVVGFEEETDRDHWRGLKQLLAYDPDQVQLLYVTPHRWTPYFRLAADRRVIQPDRRRWDYKHQVLATRHMAPWRVLVWFKFTEMALQCRPKAIWRTLFQRDAGLRHAMRWYTQMGRRVWPHEILEFLRARRLKWGPTVREFWGAPQDGEEQSMTATRPERRVGTREAA
- a CDS encoding di-trans,poly-cis-decaprenylcistransferase, which produces MTSRNEKLHVGIIMDGNGRWATRRGLSRLRGHEAGVETIRRIVEAAPKQGIGTLTLYAFSTDNWRRPKAEVAALMTLLRFYLANEVQALVKNGVRLSVIGRRDRLPDGIANAIARAEDATAHGSTLHLRIAVDYSARDAILNAAAKAAALTSLTREAFSQLVTGEAGLRDVDLIIRTSGEKRLSDFLLWEGAYAELHFTERMWPEFDAGDLATALASFHGRERRFGGLQAIMPEEVPSLSRA
- a CDS encoding winged helix-turn-helix domain-containing protein, yielding MSKTDSAPFSYEGLDRVIHEKARLGLLTSLMAHPKGLAFADLKQLCGLTDGNLSRHLAVLQEAGLVEVTKGYEGNRPHTTCRLTKAGRRRFLDYLAVLERLVRDAAKAAGREAPPLGRLGIIST
- a CDS encoding S1C family serine protease; the protein is MWLKSFVVASLLQLGVAGAAHAKGPFGSVNVGNWIGGAFSNDETGAFSHCAATTPYANGVILVVSQNAAGTWSLAFASHSYRFNKGENAAIDVTFDGQEQARLYATAYQPDMLTAIMPVNVVRTFQKASLMVATAVRSVLNFNLTSTGPVIAALANCVTKVKADGLDKAGDFTKVAAKPAVAGDKQGAPPAKPGRTGTFTGTGFVASPNGHVVTNSHVIDGCTGDIKGNLAGEAAMVLRVVSSDATNDLALLQAPATAAFKDFAKIRDRSMHSGDSVVAIGFPLHGYLTSDLTVTTGIVSSLSGFRNHTGRLQISAAVQPGNSGGPLFDLSGQVAGVVVAKLNALRMIKETGQLTENINFAIKTGALRDFLDNSVVPYQTAEPKGELKTTDIAANARAYTMLISCTGTEQADAKR
- a CDS encoding DUF899 domain-containing protein, which gives rise to MPQHQIVSREQWIAARKTHLVHEKEFSQARERLAEERRALPWVKVDKSYVFEGPSGKVTFGDLFRGRSQLVVQHVMFAPDWEAACKSCSFWADGLDRMVPHLAARDTTTVAVSLAPAAKLEAFKTRMGWTFDWVSSGGSDFNYDYEVSFTREQIDKGVPRYNFGTTPFYGPELPGISVFFRDEAGDIFHTYSCFARGLDMMNAAYQYLDLTPLGRHEIGLPYPMDWVRLRDEYEPRTAERACCHG
- a CDS encoding SRPBCC family protein codes for the protein MQWFGPPNMTPATLSAELDVRAGGSFRISFTRDDGEYFEAGGIYREVVPNERLVFTWAWHSTPERESLVTITLKPDNAGTLMVFRHAQFFDEAARDNHQRGWTSFFDKLDAFVV
- a CDS encoding ArsR/SmtB family transcription factor, translating into MVKYESGTLDRTFAALSDPTRRALLARLGEQESLSVSELAAPFPVSLPAIMKHLEVLTDAGLIVREKTGRTVSCRLTAQPMEQAMSWLNRYAQFWSDKFDRLAAFVEEETWPTQPSTPIPARPNHQASRSRAGSARGRKKSTPPGRKPRS
- a CDS encoding Bug family tripartite tricarboxylate transporter substrate binding protein, with protein sequence MITRRTALGLLAASPLAATPLSKALAADYPARPVKWVVGYPPGGATDILARLIGQRLSEKFGQQFVIENKPGAGNNIGTESVVNAEPDGYTLQLVNPANYINASLYTNLKFNFVRDIAPVASFQRVPNVMTVNKDVPAKNVAEFIEYVKANPGKVNMASSGNGTSVHLSGEMFMAMTGCKMQHVPYRGAAPAITDMLGGQVQVIFDNMPSIIQHIRSGSLRAIGVTTTERSPQLPDVQPIADTVKGYEASALFGMGAPKNTPKEIIAKLNSEINTLMKEPDMTKRLVELGGEPRVQTPEAFGEEIKAETDKWKKVVDFAGLKVE
- a CDS encoding VOC family protein — encoded protein: MPVKVEALDHLVINVTDVAATTEWYRRILGMEVKVFDPGGGKAPRTSLQFGNQKINVRPRDADKVEWFTADHQTAGSEDLCFLTAATPDEVVAHLKAHGVAIEEGPSPRQGARGTLRSVYCRDPDGSLIEISSYEDGGR